One region of Termitidicoccus mucosus genomic DNA includes:
- a CDS encoding pectate lyase family protein, with amino-acid sequence MFSSIKTRLRSFQIPGIFILLFIIPLRASQSVPPAFPGAEGFGALATGGRGGEVYHVINLDDSGPGSFRDAVSQPNRTVVFDIGGVINITSRLQVAANITIAGQTAPGDGVTVYGERVAFSDNTIVRHMRFHGSITMPRGGCTVIIDNLKNAIFDHVSIAWGRWDNIHIKGTSDVTLQYCLIAEGIDPQMFGALIERPQNITIHHCLWSNNQSRNPKGKAGLQYYNNVVYNWKVSGFVGGHSAADHYQDMINNYFIAGPNSSDRFIAGFTATDHVYHRGNHADLDKDGKLNGRLVTDEDFISAKATLLPAATHTAPVPVTLDAAEAAAEKVLAGAGASLKRDAVDARQIEQVKSFGKLGKIILRESDVGGQPAMESGAALPDSDRDGIPDAWEKAHGLDPRNPDDGRQIQPDGYSNLEHYMNSIPGMTLSGRS; translated from the coding sequence ATGTTTTCATCTATAAAAACACGCCTCAGATCATTCCAAATCCCGGGAATTTTTATACTCCTGTTCATAATACCGCTTCGCGCCTCCCAGTCCGTCCCGCCTGCCTTTCCCGGGGCGGAGGGATTCGGCGCGCTGGCGACCGGCGGGCGCGGGGGCGAGGTTTATCATGTCATAAACCTGGATGATTCCGGCCCCGGTTCGTTTCGCGATGCCGTCAGCCAGCCGAACCGGACCGTGGTGTTCGATATTGGCGGGGTCATCAATATAACGAGCCGCCTGCAAGTCGCGGCCAACATCACCATCGCCGGGCAGACCGCGCCGGGGGACGGCGTCACGGTTTACGGCGAGCGCGTGGCGTTCTCCGACAACACCATCGTCCGGCACATGCGTTTCCACGGCAGCATCACCATGCCGCGCGGCGGATGCACCGTGATCATCGACAACCTCAAAAACGCCATTTTCGACCATGTCTCCATCGCCTGGGGCCGCTGGGACAATATCCACATCAAGGGGACGTCCGATGTCACGCTCCAGTATTGCCTGATTGCGGAGGGCATTGACCCGCAAATGTTTGGCGCCTTGATCGAGCGCCCGCAGAACATCACCATCCACCACTGCCTGTGGAGCAACAACCAGAGCCGAAATCCGAAGGGCAAGGCGGGACTTCAGTATTATAACAATGTCGTTTACAACTGGAAGGTCTCCGGCTTCGTGGGCGGCCATTCCGCCGCCGACCATTATCAGGACATGATAAACAATTACTTCATCGCCGGCCCCAACTCATCGGACAGGTTCATCGCCGGGTTCACGGCCACCGACCACGTATATCACCGGGGCAATCATGCGGACCTCGACAAGGACGGGAAGCTGAACGGCCGGCTTGTCACGGACGAGGATTTCATCTCGGCAAAGGCCACGCTGCTTCCCGCGGCCACCCACACGGCCCCTGTCCCCGTCACCCTTGATGCCGCGGAAGCGGCGGCGGAAAAAGTGCTCGCGGGCGCCGGAGCCTCGTTGAAGCGCGATGCCGTGGATGCCCGGCAGATCGAACAAGTGAAATCGTTCGGCAAACTGGGGAAAATCATCCTGCGCGAGTCCGACGTGGGCGGGCAACCGGCGATGGAAAGCGGCGCGGCCCTGCCGGATTCGGACCGGGACGGCATCCCGGACGCATGGGAGAAAGCCCACGGACTCGATCCCCGGAATCCTGACGACGGACGGCAAATCCAGCCCGACGGATATTCCAATCTGGAGCACTACATGAATTCGATTCCAGGAATGACGTTGTCCGGCAGGTCCTGA